GCTGTGCACTGATCGCGGCATCCGCAGCAGACGCAGCCCGATCGCACCGAATCCGATAGCCAGCAGCGCGTAGAGCCCAACACCCTCAAACGGTGCCGGCACGACGAACTCCGCCACCAACCCCAGGATCACCACGATGCTCGCCCAGAGCGGGGCGATACGGGCGCGCCACAGTGCGATTGCGAGCACGACGGTGCCGAGTTCGGTCAGGATCAGCATCGGCACCAACACTGCAGTGAAGGCTGCGCCGTCGAACAGCCCGTCGGCGAGCGCCCCGGCGACCGCGCGGTCGGCGGCCGAAACCATCGACAGCTGCGTCAATACCGTTCCCACGATGGCGTTGTGCAGGGTCCAGCCGGCGGCGGCCGCGAACGCCGCCCACGCGCCCCACCGGGACGCACGGGAAGCGAGCTGCGCGCTGAGGGACAGCATGGCGGGGACGAACACGGTGAACGAGGCAATCAACAACATGTTGGCGCTGAGGAAGCGGTCCGGCTCAGCCTCGATGGCAGCGAGTCGGCCGACGCCGTCTGCGGGCATCTGCGGCAGCGTCAGGACGGCGGCCAGGCCGATGATCGGTGCGGCGATCAGGGCGATTGCGCCGGGGCGGTACGACATGGGTTCTCCTTCGGTTGAGCGGTCGGTTTCGATCACCGTACGAATCAGCGGACGCCGCGTCGTCGTCTCGCGAGCCGAACCGTCTACGACCGTGGTCGTACACGGCTTACCCTCACGGCCGATGCCCCGGCCGGTACCCGCTGCTACCGTGTTCTCATGCTGAGGCGGCGCCCGGGATCGACCACGTTGAGGCGCGCCCGGTCGACGCTGCGGGCACGCCCCTGGATCGTCGACACTGCGCTCGCCGGCGTGCTCGTCATAGCGGGGCTGGTGCAGCTCACGGTTGACGGGATGACGCTGATCGGCGTGCTCGGGATGCTGGCGATGACGACGCCGGTGGCCTGGCGGCGCGTGGCGCCACTCATTGCGGTCACGGTGGGGTGGGCCGCCCTGTTCCTGGAGCAGGGTTTCGGCGGGGATGTCACGAGCCAGGGCTACGGCGCCGTGATCGCCCTGATCCTCACGCTCTACACGGCGGCGACCCGGCTGGAGCGGAACCGCGCGTACGCCGCCCTGGCGATCTCACTGGTTTCGGACTGGCTGAGCGTCGCCCTGTCGGCCGAGCCGACGGTCGCCGACTTCGCCTTCACCTCGCTGATCGTGGTCGCTCCGTGGGGCGCAGGCCGCGTCATCCGTGACCGACACCAGCGGATTGACGAGCTGCATGCGCTGTCCGCGGCGCTCGAGCACGAGCGCGAGGAGCGGGTGCGCGAGGCGGCGATCGCCGAACGCGAGCGGATGGGTCGCGAGATGCACGACGTGCTCACGCACACCGTGAGCGTGATGGTCGTGCAGCTCGGCGCGGTGACGCGCATCCTGGAGCGCGACCCTGCGACCGCGCGGGCCACCATCGAGTCCGTCCGGAACACCGGTAAGGAGGCGCTCGCCGAGCTGAGGTTTCTGCTCGGCCTCGGCGCTCGGGCCGCGCACC
This Salinibacterium sp. ZJ450 DNA region includes the following protein-coding sequences:
- a CDS encoding sensor histidine kinase, with amino-acid sequence MLRRRPGSTTLRRARSTLRARPWIVDTALAGVLVIAGLVQLTVDGMTLIGVLGMLAMTTPVAWRRVAPLIAVTVGWAALFLEQGFGGDVTSQGYGAVIALILTLYTAATRLERNRAYAALAISLVSDWLSVALSAEPTVADFAFTSLIVVAPWGAGRVIRDRHQRIDELHALSAALEHEREERVREAAIAERERMGREMHDVLTHTVSVMVVQLGAVTRILERDPATARATIESVRNTGKEALAELRFLLGLGARAAHPDGGVPNPGLARIGELAEAMRRSGLPVELRLELPDDGLERLPQPIDLAAYRIVQESLTNTLRHSPGASALVRIGMEGSRLDVLIADSGGQPRRPLALGRELATEVGGHGITGMRERARLCGGELTAATDPAGGGFTVRALLPVEVTT